A segment of the Parasynechococcus marenigrum WH 8102 genome:
CCGGCATTGATCAGGATCCCCTGGCTAGCCCCAATGGCCTGATGGATCCGTTCCACAAGAGCCCCTTCGAAGTTGCTCTGGAAGCACTCCAGCACCGCCCCCGCGGCAGTGGCCTCCTGCCTCAGGCCGTCTTCGATCGATGCCAGCGTTCCACTGCCGTAGATCCCTGGCTCACGCTGGCCCAGCAGATTGAGGTTGGGTCCGTTCAGCAGCAGCAGGTGCATGGCCGCAGGCCTGTTTCAGCTGGGCTGATCGTATCGATTCGGTCGTGAGCGTCACACCGGCTGGTAAGTTCTTCCGGTGTGGTTCGGGTCGGTGCCCGAGTGGTTAATGGGGGCGGACTGTAAATCCGCTGGCTCTGCCTACGTTGGTTCAAATCCAACCCGGCCCATCCTCCACATGCCCTTGTAGCTCAGCGGTAGAGCACTCCCTTGGTAAGGGAGAGGTCTCGAGTTCAAGTCTCGACAAGGGCTCTCACAAATCTCTCGGCACCAGAGATTTGCAGTCAGGCAGCGGAATCCGGCGTAAAACTGCGTTGTATCGCTGCGATGCCTCGCCAAAATCAAGACGTTCCTTACGTCCGCAGGGACCGAGGCGATCGGACGCTGTACTACAGGCAAATACCTGGCCGCCTTCGTCCTCATTTCGACAACAGGCGAACCTGGAATCGAGCGTTACCAGGAAACCCAGGGGCCGCGGCATGGCACCGGGCCTATGCGGCAGCTCATTCCGAATTTGAAGATTTACTTCAGGCAGCCAAAGC
Coding sequences within it:
- the aroQ gene encoding type II 3-dehydroquinate dehydratase, translated to MHLLLLNGPNLNLLGQREPGIYGSGTLASIEDGLRQEATAAGAVLECFQSNFEGALVERIHQAIGASQGILINAGAFTHTSIALRDALLGVAIPYVELHLSNTHAREPFRHRSYLADRAVGVVSGFGAMSYSLALQGLIDHLRQNG